From Sodalis glossinidius str. 'morsitans', the proteins below share one genomic window:
- the phnF gene encoding phosphonate metabolism transcriptional regulator PhnF: MMHLSRPPTTRYQAIAIQLENELHRHYRCGEYLPSEKQLAECFAVNRYTLRRAIEELVNKGLVQPRQGVGILVLMRPFNYPLHSQAHFSQNLLEQGSHPTSERLLAVLRPCHADVAAALACEEGDNVIHLRTLCCVNGISVCVINHYLSDLSWLKRCNASTKGRCTTSFARRLAIPSVVIKRVSAHVGRMRR, encoded by the coding sequence ATGATGCACTTATCTAGACCTCCGACCACACGCTATCAGGCTATCGCCATTCAGCTTGAAAATGAATTACACCGCCATTACCGCTGCGGCGAATACCTGCCTTCGGAAAAGCAGCTTGCCGAGTGTTTTGCCGTTAACCGGTACACGCTGCGCCGGGCTATCGAGGAACTGGTCAATAAAGGCCTAGTCCAGCCTCGTCAGGGCGTCGGCATTTTGGTGTTGATGCGGCCGTTTAATTACCCTTTGCACTCACAGGCGCATTTCAGCCAAAACCTGTTGGAGCAGGGTAGTCATCCGACCAGTGAGCGTCTTTTGGCCGTGCTGCGCCCCTGTCACGCCGATGTGGCCGCCGCGCTGGCCTGCGAGGAGGGGGACAACGTTATCCATTTGCGTACGCTGTGTTGCGTTAACGGCATCTCGGTGTGCGTCATAAACCATTATTTGTCCGATCTCAGCTGGTTGAAGCGCTGCAACGCTTCAACCAAGGGTCGCTGCACGACTTCATTCGCCAGGAGATTGGCTATCCCCTCAGTCGTCATCAAACGCGTGTCAGCGCACGTCGGGCGGATGCGCAGGTAA
- a CDS encoding transposase codes for MTVAALLAEVPDLGSLSRRAISALVGVALINRDSGTMRGRRTIFGGRGGVRTALYIAALVATRFNPVIKAFYTRLLAAGKAKKVALVACMRKLLTILNAMLRKNEEWDESYHHVSL; via the coding sequence ATGACGGTTGCAGCGTTGTTGGCGGAGGTTCCCGACCTGGGTAGCCTCTCGAGACGAGCCATCAGCGCGCTTGTAGGCGTTGCTCTCATAAACCGGGACTCGGGTACCATGCGGGGCCGGCGAACCATCTTTGGCGGAAGGGGCGGAGTCCGAACAGCGCTTTATATCGCCGCACTTGTCGCAACCCGCTTTAATCCGGTGATAAAAGCATTTTATACGCGGCTGCTTGCAGCGGGAAAAGCCAAAAAAGTCGCTCTGGTTGCCTGTATGCGTAAACTTCTGACTATCCTGAACGCGATGCTCAGAAAGAACGAAGAGTGGGATGAATCGTACCATCACGTTTCTCTATAA
- a CDS encoding UTRA domain-containing protein, translating into MQRFNQGSLHDFIRQEIGYPLSRHQTRVSARRADAQVSKLLTLSLQSPLLCIRTLNTLSGSNIMAEYSVSLTRADMIELTLEH; encoded by the coding sequence CTGCAACGCTTCAACCAAGGGTCGCTGCACGACTTCATTCGCCAGGAGATTGGCTATCCCCTCAGTCGTCATCAAACGCGTGTCAGCGCACGTCGGGCGGATGCGCAGGTAAGTAAATTGCTAACCCTATCGCTGCAGTCGCCGCTGTTGTGCATACGCACTCTGAATACTTTATCCGGTAGCAACATAATGGCGGAGTATTCCGTCAGCCTGACGCGAGCCGACATGATTGAACTCACCCTGGAGCATTAA
- a CDS encoding NEL-type E3 ubiquitin ligase domain-containing protein, with product MTAGLESLPQNALVNVTLNPLPIREVERLERRVNGVRYRGPRIIFSMPSSHSTLPPPALSICVAKWGQQSIERWQEIEAEPGASAFSLFLDRLSYSVNYGNTNFKNAVSAWLTKLADEENTVLRTMTFQISEEASQSCEDRVSLAYNEMKMLILTDEIEKGHYDERINELIALARGLFRLEILSDIAREKTNSLNFVDEIEVYLAYQIKLRAALSLPLDTVDMRFFNVSWVTEEDLANAKERVERTEKKEFFYYLSTEWQPWQAVLKRIAPTDYHQQHAKLQEAMNADFNRMLTLRLKAVGLIDDDDASRQLGIEVKRDIERDIMGQMTTAFLKRRGLEFK from the coding sequence TTGACAGCGGGGCTGGAATCGCTGCCACAGAATGCCTTGGTAAATGTTACCCTCAATCCTTTGCCAATTAGAGAAGTCGAGCGGCTTGAGCGTAGAGTCAACGGGGTACGCTACAGAGGGCCTCGTATCATTTTTTCCATGCCGTCCAGCCATTCTACCCTTCCCCCTCCCGCCCTAAGCATATGCGTTGCCAAATGGGGTCAGCAATCCATTGAGCGCTGGCAAGAAATTGAGGCAGAGCCGGGCGCCAGTGCATTTTCCCTTTTTCTAGACCGTTTATCCTACAGCGTCAACTACGGAAACACGAACTTTAAAAATGCCGTATCGGCCTGGCTGACTAAACTGGCAGATGAGGAAAATACAGTATTACGCACCATGACGTTTCAAATTTCTGAAGAGGCGAGCCAGAGCTGCGAAGATCGAGTATCTTTGGCCTACAATGAAATGAAAATGCTGATCTTGACTGATGAAATCGAGAAGGGGCATTATGATGAACGCATAAATGAATTGATTGCACTTGCGCGGGGGTTGTTTCGCTTGGAAATTTTGAGTGATATTGCCCGCGAGAAAACAAATTCATTAAATTTTGTTGATGAAATTGAAGTCTATCTGGCTTATCAAATTAAGCTGCGCGCCGCGTTATCGCTTCCACTGGATACAGTGGATATGCGCTTCTTTAATGTGTCATGGGTCACGGAAGAGGATTTGGCAAACGCGAAGGAAAGGGTCGAACGTACTGAAAAAAAAGAATTCTTTTATTATCTCTCCACCGAATGGCAACCGTGGCAAGCGGTACTAAAAAGAATTGCCCCCACCGATTATCACCAGCAGCACGCTAAACTACAGGAGGCGATGAACGCTGACTTTAACCGGATGTTGACCCTCCGGTTAAAGGCTGTAGGTTTGATAGACGATGATGATGCCTCGCGTCAACTCGGCATAGAGGTTAAACGCGACATTGAGCGTGACATCATGGGCCAGATGACAACAGCGTTTCTTAAGCGACGGGGACTGGAGTTCAAGTAA